One window of Burkholderiales bacterium genomic DNA carries:
- a CDS encoding AAA family ATPase, with product MSTSGLEYQQFFDYWMTRLERDLTPFIDPGTTLELMPKNRSVIASFARRGRVRTINFAISRENGVEAGFENKNMPYRAFMASPDMADLLALAKMTLQAQKDRIFVETKARRFDKANAEPALGVLQKALTEGADSDATVVVMVTGEAGTGKTSVLKQLVKMQSESYTRGQTQCLYLYVNAQGRALARFNEALATELDELRAALTFHEVAPLVRSGLLIPIIDGFDELLGVGGYDDAFSSLSAFIEELDGTGHLIASARSTYYEQEFVARANKSSSLGSHVWRQIPVEILEWGKDEFDDYVSKRCEAEQLDEPRSEQLVSDIEELFEGSNEALRSKPFFVSRAVDLELKGQRVLRSGNLLEQLVDNYVERERTEKLLDRQEAPMLTNAQIRGLLIELAEEMWNQETRELDQRSVREVADYYLQTCGLAENTRRIVTERVTAFAFLMAGELKSSIAFEHEVFFAYFLAHRICQSVESGGALSKLLGRSILPLDTARIAAQILTRPEQAHSVQQILTLLRKAAVTASVRQSQTQENAGVLSGTTLVAAAGADGVVSNVEFGDVVIPGLDLSGLRLRESRLANVTFRRVDLAGARMENCRADGVSMIEVTIDPAVTYLDVQGLDIDRDIVGLRVKSESGTETTYDPAQIRLFLQQIGVPGIDVDATDEVRHVRKHVVALMERFARMYLRSNPVCVSDDNLRGVFEDRDWSSIQDLLIRFEVVTQEYRATKGHGPKLFLRRQVLPEEILAGINRDATVPLSVRKFWEMLENEFPASD from the coding sequence ATGAGTACAAGCGGGCTCGAGTATCAGCAGTTTTTCGATTACTGGATGACGCGGCTGGAGCGCGACCTTACGCCATTCATAGATCCCGGTACCACTTTAGAGTTGATGCCGAAAAATCGATCTGTGATCGCCTCATTCGCACGCCGGGGTCGCGTGAGGACGATTAATTTCGCTATTTCACGGGAAAACGGTGTCGAGGCTGGTTTCGAGAATAAGAACATGCCATATCGCGCGTTCATGGCGAGTCCCGACATGGCTGATTTGCTTGCGCTGGCGAAGATGACGCTGCAAGCGCAAAAGGACCGGATCTTCGTTGAAACGAAAGCGCGAAGATTTGACAAAGCCAACGCCGAGCCAGCATTGGGTGTGCTGCAGAAAGCTTTAACCGAGGGCGCTGACAGCGATGCTACTGTCGTGGTAATGGTCACGGGGGAGGCAGGGACTGGCAAAACGAGCGTCTTGAAGCAGCTGGTGAAGATGCAGAGTGAGTCGTATACGCGTGGCCAGACCCAGTGTCTTTATCTTTACGTCAACGCGCAGGGCCGGGCTCTGGCGCGATTTAATGAGGCACTAGCAACTGAATTAGATGAGCTACGCGCTGCGCTTACGTTTCATGAAGTAGCTCCGTTGGTTCGATCTGGCCTTCTAATTCCGATTATCGATGGTTTTGATGAACTGCTCGGTGTTGGTGGCTACGACGATGCGTTCAGTTCACTGTCTGCTTTCATCGAGGAATTGGACGGCACCGGGCACCTAATCGCGTCAGCACGAAGCACGTATTACGAACAGGAGTTCGTTGCCCGTGCGAATAAGTCGTCTTCGTTGGGCTCGCACGTATGGCGTCAAATCCCTGTGGAAATTCTGGAGTGGGGAAAGGACGAATTTGATGACTATGTCAGTAAGCGTTGCGAGGCAGAGCAACTAGACGAGCCTCGTAGTGAGCAGCTTGTTTCTGACATCGAAGAGCTGTTTGAAGGGTCTAACGAGGCGCTTCGGTCAAAGCCTTTCTTCGTCTCGAGAGCGGTAGATCTGGAACTTAAGGGGCAGCGCGTCCTACGAAGCGGCAATTTGCTTGAGCAACTAGTCGACAATTACGTCGAACGCGAGAGAACGGAAAAGCTTCTGGATCGTCAAGAAGCGCCAATGCTGACGAACGCGCAGATCCGCGGTCTCCTGATTGAACTCGCCGAGGAGATGTGGAATCAAGAAACGCGGGAGCTGGACCAGCGGTCAGTGCGTGAGGTGGCTGACTATTATCTTCAAACGTGCGGCCTTGCGGAAAACACTCGACGGATCGTTACCGAGCGAGTTACTGCGTTCGCGTTCTTAATGGCGGGCGAACTAAAAAGCAGTATTGCATTCGAGCACGAAGTTTTCTTTGCCTATTTTTTGGCTCATCGAATCTGCCAAAGTGTCGAGAGCGGGGGCGCGCTCTCTAAGTTATTAGGCCGTTCGATTTTGCCGCTTGATACGGCAAGAATTGCGGCACAAATCCTGACGCGACCCGAACAGGCGCATAGCGTCCAACAAATACTCACACTTTTACGTAAGGCTGCCGTGACAGCATCCGTGCGGCAGTCCCAGACGCAGGAGAATGCTGGTGTGCTGAGTGGCACGACATTGGTGGCCGCAGCTGGCGCTGACGGCGTTGTGTCGAACGTCGAATTCGGCGATGTCGTAATTCCAGGGCTCGACTTGTCGGGTCTTCGCTTACGTGAGAGTCGGTTGGCCAATGTAACGTTCCGTAGAGTGGATCTCGCCGGCGCCCGCATGGAGAATTGCCGTGCGGATGGCGTTTCTATGATCGAGGTCACGATAGATCCGGCTGTTACGTACCTTGATGTCCAAGGGCTTGATATCGATCGTGATATTGTCGGGCTGCGTGTAAAGAGTGAGTCAGGCACGGAGACTACATACGATCCCGCACAAATCCGGTTGTTCTTACAGCAAATCGGGGTACCTGGCATAGACGTCGACGCTACCGATGAGGTGCGGCATGTGCGAAAGCATGTTGTCGCGTTAATGGAGCGCTTCGCTCGTATGTATCTTCGAAGCAACCCCGTGTGCGTTAGCGACGACAATTTACGCGGTGTATTTGAAGATCGCGACTGGAGCAGTATCCAAGACCTGCTGATTCGGTTTGAAGTGGTGACGCAGGAGTATCGCGCGACAAAAGGCCATGGGCCTAAGCTGTTTTTGAGGCGCCAGGTTTTGCCTGAAGAAATATTGGCCGGAATAAATCGCGACGCGACCGTGCCGTTGTCGGTACGTAAATTTTGGGAAATGCTGGAGAACGAATTCCCGGCGTCGGACTAG
- the lipB gene encoding lipoyl(octanoyl) transferase LipB, which yields MQSLNRASAAGSDRPIRVKHLGRADYEPTWRAMQSFTAARSEETPDELWVVEHPPVYTVGVAGRSAHLPRERIDIPLVRIDRGGQITYHGPGQVVVYLLLDMKRRGITVRPLVRLMETAVIDSLADFGIAAAGRVEAPGVYVGAAKIAALGLRVTRGCCYHGLALNVDMDLSPFSDIDPCGYPGLSVTRLKDLGVDAPFELVADKVTQHLMRLLK from the coding sequence ATGCAAAGTCTGAACCGCGCGAGCGCCGCCGGCAGCGACAGACCGATCCGCGTGAAACATCTCGGCCGCGCCGATTACGAGCCGACGTGGCGCGCGATGCAGTCGTTCACCGCCGCGCGCAGCGAGGAAACGCCCGACGAGCTGTGGGTGGTCGAGCACCCGCCGGTGTACACCGTCGGCGTCGCCGGACGCAGCGCGCACCTGCCTCGCGAGCGCATCGACATCCCGCTCGTACGCATCGACCGCGGCGGACAGATCACCTATCACGGACCGGGCCAGGTCGTCGTCTACCTGCTCCTCGACATGAAGCGGCGCGGGATCACCGTGAGGCCGCTGGTTAGGCTGATGGAGACCGCCGTGATAGACTCGCTCGCCGATTTCGGCATCGCGGCCGCCGGCCGGGTCGAAGCGCCCGGCGTCTACGTCGGCGCCGCCAAGATCGCAGCGCTGGGCCTGCGCGTCACCCGCGGGTGCTGCTATCACGGCCTCGCCCTCAACGTCGACATGGACCTCTCCCCTTTCAGCGACATCGACCCGTGCGGCTATCCGGGACTTTCGGTGACCCGGCTCAAGGACCTCGGTGTCGACGCGCCTTTTGAACTCGTCGCCGATAAAGTGACCCAACACCTGATGAGGCTGTTGAAATGA